Genomic DNA from Gimesia aquarii:
TTTTAAACAGTTTTACACGATTATAAATACTGCCAGTCTTCACGGGGTCTTTGTGTGTGACATTCACTTGTGATTCATAGCCCTGTTTAGGCCAGCCTTCTTCCTGGAATTTTGTATGGAAGAAAATGCCGGAGTTACTGCCTGGTGTTGTCATCACGTCTGCTTTGAATTCGAAGTTCTTGAACTCATCTTTCGTGAAGAGGTGTGAGCGTTTACCAGTCACCACAATTTTGCCATCCTCGACTTTCCAGGGGCCGTTCTCGGCAATTTCCCATCCTGTAAGATCTTTTCCATTAAACAGGCTAACCCAACCTTCTTCCGTTTCAGGTTTATTTTCACCGGAATGGGCAGCGCTACTTCCCAGAATGGAGGAGATCAGGAGAGCAGCCATCACTCCCGTGAAAGCATTTAAATAACTGTGATCGCGGTGTATCTTCATCTTGTTGAAAACTCCTGAAGTTGAGTGTGGTATTTATACAAAGTGATTTCTTTCTATATCCTACGTAGCCATCGCATTGTATAAAAGCAAACAGGACACTTCCCTGAAAAAATTTCCAGAAGTGTCCTCGTTTGACTTTAGAACCTTAAGTAATTGCAGCTCAGTTATAATTTTGGAAGCTTAATCTCTTTGTCTTTACCAAATTTATCATATCGCGGGTCACGAAACGACTCTTTGAAAGACATTCCAAATCCCTGGTTTAATTCAAATTGCGCTCGCTGTGCCCAGGGAGTTGCTGCATGTTCTTTGATGACTTGCTTGTATTGTGCTTCTGCTTTCTTTAACTGCTGATTCAAATTTTCCACACTGACTTTAGTCAGCTTAACTTGTGCTGGATCGGGGGGCAGCATTTTCTTACCACGTACTACATGCCAGACGTTGCTTTCTTTTTTCTTAGGGGCAGGCATATTTTTGGCGTGCTGGTCCATCGCCAGACAAAACTGGAATAGACGCACTCGATACGCCAAGCATTGTGCCAGCGTTAAATCATAAGCGGCTCTCCAACGTTGTGATTTTTCCTGTGCACGCAAAGGTTTGATCGATTCCAGAATATCAACCGATTTCTGTAGCAACCCCATCGCACGAATCGCTTTTGGTACTTCTTTACTTCCAATATCATAGAAATCTTTCTTTTGAATCGGGTAGCTATGTTCTTTGATATTTAATTGATTATCTTTATGCGGATTGAGCGTGACGATCACTTTCCAGATACCTGTGCGAAACTTGCTTGCACTGCGGGCTGCGTCATAATCACGGCGGGAGAGTAACAAAGGCTGATATACTTTCGTGTCCTGAAATCGGAAGCGACGCGCCAAACTCTTACCCGCTCCTGCCAGGTTTTTTTCTTTTCCAGGCAAGACAAAGAAAATTCCCCCAGTTTCACGAGCAATTCGCATCTGTTCATAAGGACCAAAACCAGCTGAAAAGCTATCCCAGCGTCTGTGTAAACCATCGTACTGCATTGCCTCAGGGAACGCAGTTTCCGGTCCGCGGTTCACATCAAGCCAATGTTTTAGTTTGTATTTGGGATCAATCCAAACTTGACGTGCATAAGGATACCCAAAAACCGATTCTCGTCCCAAAATATAAATCGGAGCGTCGGCACGCTTAGCACGGGTAATGGCCTCTTCGACTTTATCACCATCGTCGCCTGATTCATCCGTCACAAGTATAATACATAGTCTACGATCTGTCTTTCTTGCCAGCACGGTATACTTGTCAATAGTAGCCGCAATTGCCTGGCACATATTCTCCAGTCCAGATGCATCAACCGGAATTTTTGTAATGGCTTCTTGAATCTTCTTCAAATCGGCTGTTGGCTTCTCAGTGTGTACACGCACCGTTTTACCAAAGCTCAGAATCGCAGTCAGCAAAGCCTGGTCGCGGGAGCGAGCCTTGGCGTCTTGTTTCGTAGCAATTCCCAACTCGGCATAAATCTTATTGAAATTGTCGTAGACTTCTTTCTGGTCGTCTCTCATGCTTTCTGATTCATCAAATAACCAGACCACCAGAGCCCTTTCATCACGCATAATACGGATCATTTCTTTCGAAATACGACTCATGGCTGGGCCGTATCCATCAACGACGGCTCCCACTTCACCGGTCACTTCGCCAACGCCAAGATCTTCACCTAAAATATCATCACCGGGTGCCGTGATCTCACCAGCACTGATTTTGATTTCAGGTTCTTTCAGGCTCTCTGACTTTTCAATCTTTTGTGAGGATATGGTAGGGGCAGTCGAGGCACCTACATTGGTCGAAACCGTTCCACCGGATGTGACACTCAGGTTTTCAGAAACGGTTAAATTTGTTTCCAGAACCTGTTCAAATTCTGCCTGGTCTCGTACATCATCAAAGATGGTCTCAATCGCGACTTCGGGCTGACTATCGGTAATCTGATGATGGATCATCGCCATACCCAGCAGAATCACCGCGTGTACGATCAAAGATGTGAAAAAAGCTGAATAGTCTCGCGCGTGAGCCATCAGTAAAATCCCCTTGTGCCTGCTTTTTTCTTGCTGAGCGATCTTATTTAGAAGACGCACCAGCTTCACATCAACAGACAAAAAAAGTTGATGTGATTCTTGATAAATTGATATGAATAACGGATCTGGAGAATGGACTCCTGATCATATTACTTTAATTGTTAATACTTAAAGCTATATAATAAAAGACAATTCTGACAGTCAGATTTTGAGTGGCTGGTTCCCTTTCACCCCTCGTTTTTTGAGCGCCTCGCGTCTCTTACGATCTTCTTCAGCAAAACGTGGGCTCTGTGTTCTGACTCGATTACCACTTGAGTCGAGATTTTGTTTGAATTCCTTCCAGGTCCAACCTAAAGGTGTGTTGAGCTCTTTGGCAGCCAGATAAGCCCAGGGAGTTCCAGGATGCTCATCAATGATGCCATTCAGGAGTGCATTGGCCTGCTTGGCAATTTTTCGTACAGAGGGACTGGAACGAACGTCTTTCGCAGCGACCAATTGCCAGGAATTATTGGCTTTATCTTTGAATGCTTTGGGGTTGCTTTTCATTTCAGCCAAAACTGTATTATAGCCATGTGTACGCACACGCATTGCCAATACCCGACCTAGCGCCAGGTCGTAATTGGCACGCCAGCGTGGTTCGGTAATTTTTTTACGATCATTCAAGCCTTGCTCAAGCATGACCTGTAATTCGTTTAAACCGTAATCCAGTTCTGAGACCGGTTTTTGAGCCGCCGTGATTGCCTGTCTGAGCACATTGTCATTGTTGGCTGGGAATCTCAAAGTGGGAATTGGCAGCCTGCGTTTTGTAGCTCGGGTCGCCATCGCAGTCCGCACCAACGACGCTTTCGCCATATTCATACGCACGCGTTTATCGTAATCACGGATCGAAATATAATCGGGGTGATAGTCTCGCATATCAGCCGATTCAAATTTGACCCCCTTCTCCGTTGTATCCTGGGTAATAAAGAAGATACCATTCGTTTCTGCACAGAGTCGTGTCAAACCATAAGGGCCGTAGCCGGAGGAAAGCTGACGAATGTCAGAAGTGTTCGTCCCCCAGAAAGGCAGTTTAATTCGCTCGGGCGCGAGTGTCTCTGGTCCAGTCTCAGATACAGCTGCTACAGTAACTCCAGGCTCAATTGGAAAATTAGGAATAATCACTTCACGTTGACCAAAGGGCGCTGCGTTGCCGACCACATAACACTTAATCCCATTTCGCTTGGCATCCTTGATCGCGATTTCCAGATTGTCTTCGGCGTCAGTTCCCGCCTCATCAGTCACAACAATGATCATCATGTTGCGACGACTTTGTCTTTTGTAGGCAAGCCAGCGTTTGGTCACCATATTGACAGCACCAAATACATTTTCGTCACCCGTGATATCTTCTTTAATCGAGCGAATTTTGGAAACCACTTCCTTCACATCACTCACAGGATCTTTTGTGATAATCTCGGTTTTGGCACCAAAGGCGGCTACGGCTGTTTTCAACGAGTTTTCGTCTTCAGTGGCTTCTAGGATTCCCAACTGCTTGTAGACATTTTCGAAGCGGTCTGCGATTTCATTGCGACGCTTGGTCACTGAGGGAGAAACATCAAACAACCAGACGACAAGTAATTTTTTCTCTTTGGCAGCAGCAGCAATTTCTAATGTCAAACGGTCAATGGCTCCTGCTACGCCGCCTGGACGGTCTGTTTCACCAGTGACTTCGACGGCCGCCGTCAACTCTTCCTTGGCAGGTTGAGTCAGTGCATCGTCAAAGACAGGTTCAGGCGTTTCAATATCGTTTTCGAGTTGGCTTTTTAGCGCTTCCTGCTGCTCTCGGGACGTTTCAGGAGCGGCGGCCATCGAAGGTGACAGCATTGTCGTATCACCGGCAGTTCCAACTACATCTTGAATCGTCGGGTCGAGTTTATAAATATCAGGACTGATTTCTTCGATGGAAGAAATGATCGCATTCTCTGAATCGAGCAATGTGATTCGTGTGATGCTTGCGAGAATAAACAAGATCACCAAATGCACGCCCAAACTGATAAACCAGGCAGGCACTTCTTTCATGTTCAACCAGCTTTGGGATTCAACGTCTACAATTTCCTCGACATGAACGTCCCTGGTAGGATTGACGATACTCACGACCTGCTCCTTGGATTAGACTGAAACAGCGACCATCTCAGCACTTACTTAAGTGTGTTAATGCCCTTGACAGTGGAAGTGATGTGAGAATGATCAATTCCCACACAAACATTAATCATCATGGATTATTATAAGAATCTTCGTCCATCAATGGCTCATCAAACTTAAAATTTTACCCCTGAATTCAGACAAATACAATCAATGTCTGCTCAGTCGATCATTTGATATGTTCAAAAGTACATATTCAGCACCGATATAAAGCACTTTCTATTAAATTAACCTCGATCAAAGGGCCAACATTCGTCTTTCTTTTTGCATTCCATAATATTTCATGGCGATTGACGAAGAACGATTACGAAACATACTGCAAATCAATAAACTTCTTACAATGCTCCTTCATTTACAAAGTTAAATTTTTCGGGTTGTTCCCTATGTCATTTGAATGGCTCTATGACTTGCTGCCAGTCACCTTCTATTACCTGATGGCAACACTCTTACTGTTGGCGAATATAACGGCATGGGTTTCGATTCTGTTTTTGGTGCCAGGAAACTGGATTGTTGTCTTTCTGTCTGCGTTGTTTTACGTCTTCATGCCAGTTCAGGAAAATAACGGGATTTCGCTGACTGTGTTACTCATTGCGATCGCACTCGCCGGTCTGGGCGAACTGGTTGAGATGCTCGGCGGTTCTGCGGGAGCTGCCAAAAAAGGAGCCAGCCGGCGGGCGATGATTCTTTCGTTGTTAGGTACATTTTTATGTAGCATACTAGGCGCTGGATTAGCCACACCCATTGTACCACCGTTGGGAACAATCATGGGAGCTATATTAGGAGGAAGCGTGGGGGCGTACATGGGTGCCTATCTGGGAGAGGTCTGGAAAGGGAATCAAGATGTCGACCGCCAGGAAATTGGAAGAGCGGCGTTCATCGGTCGGATTCTCGGTGTTGTTGGAAAAATGGCCATCGGCGTAATCATCATCGTTATGATCACTGTTGACTCTTTCATTTGATGGGTATCGATCAAGTAATACGGTTTGCACTCGAATTCTCATCAATCAATTTTTGACAATAACGAATCTGTTTGACTGACCAGCCAACGGTTCTCGCAGCAATACCAATTGTCAGTGGGACTCCAATCACGAAGCAGGCCATCACGAAAATCCGAAAAAACTCCCGATCGTTGAAATTACCAAAGTACTCCCAGATTGCATTCCAGTCCATTTTGATTCATCCTTATTAAAAAATTGAAGCCTGTGCTCTGAAGATTCGATCGGTTTCGTCGGTTCTTGAAATTATTTTACCAAAAGTGATACCGTAATAAAAAAATAATATGCGGTAGTCGTATCGCCGGTTCCAGTGAAGATATTGCACTTGACGCCAACGCGCCGTTCTCGAAACTCCCTGATTCTGCGTCGCGCGCGCGAGGTACGTTTTTCTGGTAACTGCACACGGCGCACCACCTCAGTTTGTGTATCCGAAAAAGCATGATTTTTTCCACATTTTCACCTGAAACACAAGAATCGGTTCCCCTTGTCTCGTATCGAGTCACTCCTTTTGAGCACACTTTCTGAAACCATAAACGAAACCAAACGGCAATTTTGTACCACATCTCAGACAAAACCGCGCAAATGTGTTTCTTGACCGTGACGTGCCGATAGGTATGATCAGACCCATACGACAAAGGAAGTCCTAGTTGAAATACAGGAATAATGAACATGACGAATCTCTCCCCTCAAGTGAAAGCAAAGCTCAGCAAGGAACGGCAAACAACACTCTACCGAATAGCGCTCACCATCCCTAGCTGAAAATGGAGAAGTGCATAAGCGCATTCGTCTAAAGAATAAGAATCATTACTGCCACGAAAGACACAAAACTCACAAAATTCTGTGAGCGACAGTGCGCTAGCAATCGGTAACACGAAAAACTAATGAAGGTTGTCTATTCGTAGTATTTTTATGTAAATTTAGAACATAAATTTTCAAGTATAAGATTTTCTAAGCTTACGAACACCCTTGTAGATAATCTCTAGAATGACAGCGAAATTACTCGATTTTCCGTAACAATTTTGATCCTCAATCAGTATGAGTTCGTATAATTTCAATCACTGCTCATGTTATATGATAATTTTAGTCGAGGTGTTTTGAGGAATGAATCGTGAAATTCAATTCGATCTTCTATGGTACCATGTAAAACAACGATCTCAGTGCAAATCGCATTGTTTTCATGGATTCGACCACTGGATGCGTGTGTTACGCAATGGACGAGTTCTTGCCTCACGAACCGGTGCGGACAATGATATTGTGGAACTATTTGCTTTGTTTCATGATTCCTGCCGCTGGTCGGATAGTACCGATCCGGGGCATGGTGCTCGTGGTGCCGAACTGGCTCGCCAGCTTCGAGGCGATCTCTACGAACTGAATGACGAAGATTTTGATCGGCTACACTATGCCTGTACGTGGCATCAAGATCAAGACTTCAGTGATGACCCTACAATTGGTACCTGTTGGGATGCAGACAGATTAGATTTGGGAAGAGTCGGAATCATTCCTGACCCTCAACTTTTGAACACAAAATTCGCGAAGCAACTGGCTTACGAAACCAACCTGGAAGAGGCTCTGGTCACTTATTACAACAACCTTTATGGTGCTTTTAACCCCCATTCTGAATCATCGCGTGAAAATTGAAATCAACTTTCAGGAGGGTTTACACTCAAGTTTATTTCCCTGAGAATACGTTTTGTCCCCTAAAAGATGCATTCCACGAGATGTCAGATCAAGACATTCACCTTGCAGCTGAGCAAACAAAAATTGACTATTTTAGATACAGGATCAACATGATTTTTCGAACGACTTCTTTTTTAAGACGAACCAGCTTGTTACTCACAATGATCGCAGTACTCCCAATTTTGACAGCTTGTTCCCCTACCCCGGAGGATCAACCTGAAGTAGGCTTTGTAACAGGGATTGTGGTGCTCGACGGCGAACCGGTTACGGGGGCTGTTGTCGATTTTGCTCCAGCAAGCGGACGGCCTTCCTCAGGTATAACGGACAAGGAAGGACGTTACGAGTTAGCCTACAATCCAACAACTAAGGGGGCTAAAATAGGGAAACATACTGTCAGAATTTCGACCCAGCGTTACATCGAAAATCCAGATGGCTCTACCAGCGAACAAACGGAAATCATTCCCGAAAAGTATAATGACCAATCTACACTGACCGTAGAAGTGAAGCCTGGAGAAAATGATTTTCCATTCTCCCTCGATAAAGAATGAATCCAGTCGGCAGAAATTTGACTGTGATCACCGCGCATAAAACATCCCCGCTGATTACTTGGCGGGGATGTTTTACTTTTTCAGGAAAAGTAGTTTTCCGTTCTAAAATTCTCCAATGACCTGTCCATCGTTGATGACGGCCAGTTTGAAGTAGGTACTTGTAGCTGAAGAAATCGTAGTTGGATTATTGGATGCATCGATATTTTCACTGACGAAGCGAACTCGTCCGTCAGCAAGTAGAAAGTGGGCTCCACCGACGTGCAGACTGGAAGGGCCAAACTGATAACCTGATCCATTAATCATGGACCAGCCCACCCGTGCTTGAATTGTGAAGTTGCGAATATTATCAAAACCATTTGCCGGACAGGGATGTGTCACACCCGCCCA
This window encodes:
- a CDS encoding 3-keto-disaccharide hydrolase, yielding MKIHRDHSYLNAFTGVMAALLISSILGSSAAHSGENKPETEEGWVSLFNGKDLTGWEIAENGPWKVEDGKIVVTGKRSHLFTKDEFKNFEFKADVMTTPGSNSGIFFHTKFQEEGWPKQGYESQVNVTHKDPVKTGSIYNRVKLFKTPAKDNEWWTQHIIVKGRHVVVKINGETVVDYTEPEGATGYPSLGEKGKFALQAHDPKSVVYYKNIRVKPLAD
- a CDS encoding vWA domain-containing protein, whose protein sequence is MAHARDYSAFFTSLIVHAVILLGMAMIHHQITDSQPEVAIETIFDDVRDQAEFEQVLETNLTVSENLSVTSGGTVSTNVGASTAPTISSQKIEKSESLKEPEIKISAGEITAPGDDILGEDLGVGEVTGEVGAVVDGYGPAMSRISKEMIRIMRDERALVVWLFDESESMRDDQKEVYDNFNKIYAELGIATKQDAKARSRDQALLTAILSFGKTVRVHTEKPTADLKKIQEAITKIPVDASGLENMCQAIAATIDKYTVLARKTDRRLCIILVTDESGDDGDKVEEAITRAKRADAPIYILGRESVFGYPYARQVWIDPKYKLKHWLDVNRGPETAFPEAMQYDGLHRRWDSFSAGFGPYEQMRIARETGGIFFVLPGKEKNLAGAGKSLARRFRFQDTKVYQPLLLSRRDYDAARSASKFRTGIWKVIVTLNPHKDNQLNIKEHSYPIQKKDFYDIGSKEVPKAIRAMGLLQKSVDILESIKPLRAQEKSQRWRAAYDLTLAQCLAYRVRLFQFCLAMDQHAKNMPAPKKKESNVWHVVRGKKMLPPDPAQVKLTKVSVENLNQQLKKAEAQYKQVIKEHAATPWAQRAQFELNQGFGMSFKESFRDPRYDKFGKDKEIKLPKL
- a CDS encoding vWA domain-containing protein, with product MSIVNPTRDVHVEEIVDVESQSWLNMKEVPAWFISLGVHLVILFILASITRITLLDSENAIISSIEEISPDIYKLDPTIQDVVGTAGDTTMLSPSMAAAPETSREQQEALKSQLENDIETPEPVFDDALTQPAKEELTAAVEVTGETDRPGGVAGAIDRLTLEIAAAAKEKKLLVVWLFDVSPSVTKRRNEIADRFENVYKQLGILEATEDENSLKTAVAAFGAKTEIITKDPVSDVKEVVSKIRSIKEDITGDENVFGAVNMVTKRWLAYKRQSRRNMMIIVVTDEAGTDAEDNLEIAIKDAKRNGIKCYVVGNAAPFGQREVIIPNFPIEPGVTVAAVSETGPETLAPERIKLPFWGTNTSDIRQLSSGYGPYGLTRLCAETNGIFFITQDTTEKGVKFESADMRDYHPDYISIRDYDKRVRMNMAKASLVRTAMATRATKRRLPIPTLRFPANNDNVLRQAITAAQKPVSELDYGLNELQVMLEQGLNDRKKITEPRWRANYDLALGRVLAMRVRTHGYNTVLAEMKSNPKAFKDKANNSWQLVAAKDVRSSPSVRKIAKQANALLNGIIDEHPGTPWAYLAAKELNTPLGWTWKEFKQNLDSSGNRVRTQSPRFAEEDRKRREALKKRGVKGNQPLKI
- a CDS encoding DUF456 domain-containing protein codes for the protein MSFEWLYDLLPVTFYYLMATLLLLANITAWVSILFLVPGNWIVVFLSALFYVFMPVQENNGISLTVLLIAIALAGLGELVEMLGGSAGAAKKGASRRAMILSLLGTFLCSILGAGLATPIVPPLGTIMGAILGGSVGAYMGAYLGEVWKGNQDVDRQEIGRAAFIGRILGVVGKMAIGVIIIVMITVDSFI
- a CDS encoding HD domain-containing protein, with the protein product MNREIQFDLLWYHVKQRSQCKSHCFHGFDHWMRVLRNGRVLASRTGADNDIVELFALFHDSCRWSDSTDPGHGARGAELARQLRGDLYELNDEDFDRLHYACTWHQDQDFSDDPTIGTCWDADRLDLGRVGIIPDPQLLNTKFAKQLAYETNLEEALVTYYNNLYGAFNPHSESSREN
- a CDS encoding carboxypeptidase regulatory-like domain-containing protein; its protein translation is MIFRTTSFLRRTSLLLTMIAVLPILTACSPTPEDQPEVGFVTGIVVLDGEPVTGAVVDFAPASGRPSSGITDKEGRYELAYNPTTKGAKIGKHTVRISTQRYIENPDGSTSEQTEIIPEKYNDQSTLTVEVKPGENDFPFSLDKE